From a single Georhizobium profundi genomic region:
- the ispG gene encoding flavodoxin-dependent (E)-4-hydroxy-3-methylbut-2-enyl-diphosphate synthase: protein MLDRSPNSAQSYLTAPLSRRASIAVDVGGVIVGGGAPVVVQSMTNTDTADIDATVAQVAALNRAGSEIVRITVDRPESAAAVPRIRERLDRLGIDVPLVGDFHYIGHTLLADHPDCAAALAKYRINPGNVGFKDKRDRQFTQIIEQAIRYDKPVRIGVNWGSLDQELLTRLMDENQAKGSPMTAREVTREAIIQSALLSAELAEEIGLPRNRIILSAKVSQVQDLIAVNLELALRTNHALHLGLTEAGMGSKGIVASSAAMGIVLQQGVGDTIRISLTPEPNGDRTREVIVAQELLQTMGFRQFLPVVAACPGCGRTTSTVFQELAQTIEGDLRRNMPVWRDRYPGVENLQVAVMGCIVNGPGESKHADIGISLPGTGESPAAPVFIDGKKAKTLRGPNIAQDFQALVADYIEQRFGRSA from the coding sequence ATGCTCGATCGCAGCCCGAATTCGGCTCAATCCTACCTGACGGCCCCACTCTCCCGGCGCGCTTCGATCGCGGTGGATGTCGGCGGCGTCATCGTCGGTGGCGGCGCGCCGGTGGTTGTCCAGTCCATGACGAACACCGATACGGCCGATATCGACGCAACGGTCGCCCAAGTCGCCGCGCTGAACCGCGCGGGATCGGAGATCGTTCGAATCACGGTCGACCGGCCGGAAAGTGCTGCCGCCGTGCCGCGCATTCGCGAGCGTCTCGATCGCCTCGGCATCGACGTGCCGCTCGTCGGCGACTTCCATTATATCGGCCACACGCTTCTCGCCGATCATCCCGATTGCGCCGCGGCGCTCGCCAAGTATCGCATCAATCCCGGCAATGTCGGTTTCAAGGACAAGCGCGACCGGCAATTCACGCAGATCATCGAGCAGGCGATCCGTTACGACAAGCCGGTGCGCATCGGTGTGAACTGGGGCTCGCTCGATCAGGAACTGCTGACGCGCCTGATGGACGAGAACCAGGCCAAGGGCTCGCCCATGACGGCGCGCGAAGTGACGCGCGAGGCGATCATCCAGTCGGCGCTTCTGTCGGCGGAGCTCGCCGAGGAAATCGGCCTGCCGCGCAACCGCATCATCCTGTCGGCAAAGGTCAGCCAGGTGCAGGATCTGATCGCCGTCAATCTCGAGCTTGCGCTGCGCACGAACCATGCGCTGCATCTCGGACTGACGGAAGCGGGCATGGGGTCCAAGGGTATCGTCGCCTCGTCGGCTGCCATGGGCATCGTGCTTCAGCAGGGTGTGGGCGACACGATCCGCATTTCGCTGACGCCGGAGCCGAATGGCGATCGCACCCGCGAGGTAATCGTCGCGCAGGAACTGCTGCAGACCATGGGCTTCCGCCAGTTCCTGCCTGTAGTCGCCGCATGCCCGGGCTGCGGGCGGACGACATCGACCGTGTTCCAGGAGCTTGCCCAGACGATCGAGGGCGATCTCAGACGCAACATGCCGGTCTGGCGGGACCGTTATCCGGGGGTCGAGAACCTGCAAGTCGCGGTCATGGGGTGCATCGTCAACGGCCCGGGTGAGTCCAAGCACGCCGATATCGGCATCTCCTTGCCGGGAACGGGCGAAAGCCCCGCTGCGCCGGTCTTCATCGACGGCAAGAAGGCCAAGACGCTGCGCGGTCCGAACATTGCCCAGGATTTCCAGGCGTTGGTCGCAGATTATATCGAGCAGCGCTTCGGTCGTTCAGCCTGA
- a CDS encoding hybrid sensor histidine kinase/response regulator yields the protein MAKISSIGIFGSNRWAWSLRCCYVLSLVLIGVICFYFFLQQREQVIDINRIGALGEQFAQLDVEMADLATYSETVAQRFPSERPRLSPALRAMTLAERRERLAAQPVDPDVQPVKAALRFRLDKAEAEMRGLEAYWSAAPATLQTRIINASPYMSARDPFQHYRLMLDRVRVESARSKFDMHWTAREIFSLYDNNVSVTNLKAQIEVRSYLERLSRHQGNTLQQFLLITIAALLALLFLVFIPMDFAVQRIVKRLSAKQKETDRAMVQALAADRAKSEFLANMSHEIRTPMNGVLGMAELLAKTDLTAKQRTFTDVIVKSGNALLTIINDILDFSKIDANQIELDPAPFSLAETVEDVATLVSGRVSEKDLELIVRVQPDLPAMLVGDVGRLRQVLTNLVGNAVKFTEAGHVLVDVSGTVGEGNVKIAFTIEDTGIGIPADKLDTIFDKFSQVDASSTRRHEGTGLGLAIARRLINLMGGDIAVASTYGRGSSFSFAIELPIHEAEGAKPQRILPTDLSGAGVLIIEDNAINRDILIEQFQSWHFDCVAVESGPAGIAFLQEARSLGAKVDLIVLDYQMPEMNGGDVARHLRGDTHLADIPILVLSSVDQHTQMRFVRELGIEAHLNKPTRSSLLLETATSVIQAARSGVARPTPVVCLRQTQVEPKIPAPKPVQQASQSMPETRQKAPRNNTDQIDILVAEDNEVNQIVFTQALQELPYAFKIVGNGRLALMQWEALRPSLILMDVSMPEMNGHEATAAIRRRELQLGLSRTPIVGITAHALKGDREKCLEVGMDDYMSKPISPDMLAAKVNHWLAELSELRRA from the coding sequence ATGGCGAAGATCAGTTCGATCGGCATCTTCGGAAGCAACCGCTGGGCCTGGAGCCTGCGGTGCTGCTACGTCCTCTCACTGGTGCTGATCGGCGTCATCTGCTTCTATTTCTTTCTGCAGCAGCGCGAGCAGGTGATCGACATCAACCGCATCGGCGCGCTCGGCGAACAATTTGCCCAGCTCGATGTGGAGATGGCAGATCTTGCCACCTATTCTGAGACCGTCGCGCAGCGCTTTCCGTCCGAACGCCCCCGCCTGTCACCCGCGCTTCGGGCCATGACGCTTGCCGAGCGACGCGAACGACTGGCCGCACAGCCGGTCGATCCCGATGTCCAGCCGGTGAAGGCTGCGTTGCGCTTTCGGCTCGATAAGGCCGAGGCTGAAATGCGCGGCCTGGAAGCCTATTGGAGTGCTGCGCCAGCCACCCTGCAGACGCGGATCATCAACGCATCACCCTATATGTCGGCCCGCGACCCGTTTCAGCACTACCGGCTGATGCTGGATCGCGTGCGGGTGGAGAGCGCCCGTTCGAAATTCGACATGCACTGGACCGCGCGCGAAATTTTCTCGCTCTACGACAACAATGTCTCCGTCACCAATCTGAAGGCGCAGATCGAAGTCCGCTCCTATCTCGAGCGATTGTCGCGTCATCAGGGCAATACGCTGCAGCAATTCCTGTTGATCACCATCGCGGCGCTGCTGGCTCTGCTGTTCCTCGTCTTCATCCCGATGGATTTTGCCGTGCAGCGCATCGTCAAGCGGCTTTCGGCGAAGCAGAAGGAAACCGATCGCGCCATGGTCCAGGCGCTTGCCGCAGACCGCGCGAAGTCGGAGTTTCTCGCCAATATGAGCCACGAAATTCGCACGCCGATGAACGGCGTTCTCGGGATGGCGGAGCTTCTGGCTAAGACGGACCTCACGGCGAAGCAACGCACCTTCACCGATGTCATCGTCAAATCCGGCAACGCATTGCTGACGATCATCAACGACATTCTGGATTTCTCGAAAATCGACGCGAACCAGATCGAGCTCGACCCTGCGCCCTTCAGCCTGGCCGAAACGGTCGAAGACGTGGCGACGCTGGTTTCCGGCCGCGTTTCCGAAAAAGACCTCGAATTGATCGTGCGGGTGCAGCCCGATCTTCCGGCCATGCTTGTCGGCGATGTCGGCCGTCTGCGTCAGGTGCTGACCAACCTCGTCGGCAATGCTGTCAAGTTCACCGAAGCGGGCCATGTCCTCGTCGACGTCTCCGGCACGGTGGGTGAAGGCAATGTCAAAATCGCCTTCACGATCGAAGATACGGGCATCGGCATCCCAGCCGACAAGCTCGACACGATCTTCGACAAGTTCAGTCAAGTCGACGCATCCTCGACGCGCCGGCACGAAGGCACGGGCCTAGGCCTCGCGATCGCGCGCCGCCTTATCAACCTCATGGGCGGCGACATTGCGGTGGCGTCCACCTACGGCCGTGGATCGAGCTTCTCCTTTGCCATCGAGTTACCGATCCACGAAGCGGAGGGCGCCAAGCCGCAGCGCATCCTGCCCACGGACCTGAGCGGCGCGGGCGTTTTGATCATTGAGGACAACGCGATCAACCGGGACATCCTGATCGAGCAGTTCCAGAGCTGGCATTTCGACTGCGTGGCGGTCGAAAGCGGCCCGGCCGGTATCGCGTTCCTGCAGGAGGCCCGATCGCTCGGTGCCAAGGTCGACCTGATCGTGCTTGACTATCAGATGCCTGAGATGAATGGTGGCGATGTCGCCCGCCACCTGCGGGGCGACACGCATTTGGCCGATATTCCTATCCTCGTGCTCTCGTCTGTGGACCAGCACACGCAGATGCGTTTCGTGCGCGAACTCGGCATCGAGGCGCATCTGAACAAGCCGACCCGCTCCTCGCTGCTGCTCGAAACGGCGACCAGCGTCATCCAGGCCGCGCGCAGCGGCGTTGCCAGGCCAACGCCCGTGGTGTGCTTGAGACAGACACAAGTCGAGCCCAAGATACCGGCACCGAAACCCGTGCAACAAGCTTCGCAGTCCATGCCGGAGACGCGGCAGAAAGCCCCGCGTAACAACACGGACCAAATCGACATTCTCGTCGCCGAAGACAACGAGGTGAACCAGATCGTCTTCACGCAGGCGCTGCAGGAATTGCCCTACGCCTTCAAGATCGTGGGCAACGGCCGCCTGGCGCTGATGCAGTGGGAAGCGTTGCGTCCCTCGCTGATCCTGATGGATGTATCCATGCCGGAAATGAACGGCCACGAGGCGACCGCAGCGATCCGCCGACGCGAATTGCAGCTGGGCCTGTCGCGCACGCCGATCGTCGGCATCACGGCGCATGCGCTGAAAGGCGACCGGGAGAAGTGCCTGGAAGTTGGCATGGACGACTACATGTCGAAGCCGATTTCACCGGACATGCTGGCCGCCAAGGTCAATCACTGGCTCGCAGAGCTGAGCGAACTGCGGCGCGCCTGA
- a CDS encoding polyprenyl synthetase family protein yields MDLPFDFESQLAARATLVERRLADRLDGTPRPGEIVLPPRILSAMRYALLGGGKRIRPFLLMEAAALFMPDADTEAAALDVAAALECIHTYSLVHDDLPAMDDDALRRGRPTLHIAYDEATAILAGDALLTLAFDMVTDPSTSLAPERRVALVSALSRAAGFGGMVGGQMIDLASENRHLSEEEIVTLQAMKTGALLRFACEAGAIVCGATPDDRERLSRFGEAIGLAFQLADDLLDLTADEAVMGKATGKDADRGKATLVSLHGAEWAHTQLRGLVDAAVELLEPFGDRAEPLRQAAGFIANRRN; encoded by the coding sequence ATGGATCTGCCCTTCGATTTCGAAAGCCAACTGGCCGCCCGCGCAACGCTCGTCGAGCGACGACTGGCCGATCGACTGGACGGCACACCGCGTCCGGGAGAGATCGTGCTGCCACCGCGCATCCTCTCGGCCATGCGCTATGCACTGCTCGGTGGTGGAAAGCGCATCCGGCCGTTCCTCCTCATGGAAGCAGCCGCTCTTTTCATGCCCGATGCCGACACCGAGGCGGCTGCGCTGGACGTGGCGGCGGCGCTCGAGTGCATCCACACCTATTCGCTCGTGCATGACGACTTGCCCGCCATGGACGACGATGCGCTGCGGCGCGGACGACCCACGCTTCATATCGCCTATGACGAAGCGACAGCGATTCTCGCCGGCGATGCACTGCTGACGCTGGCCTTCGACATGGTCACGGACCCCTCGACCAGCCTTGCGCCCGAACGCCGGGTGGCGCTTGTCAGCGCGCTTTCCCGAGCCGCCGGCTTCGGCGGCATGGTCGGCGGACAGATGATCGATCTCGCATCAGAGAACAGACACCTTTCGGAAGAAGAGATCGTCACGCTCCAGGCCATGAAGACCGGTGCGTTGCTGCGCTTCGCCTGCGAGGCCGGCGCCATCGTGTGCGGAGCCACGCCGGACGACCGCGAACGGCTGTCGCGGTTCGGGGAAGCGATCGGGCTTGCCTTCCAGCTCGCCGACGATCTTCTCGACCTGACGGCCGACGAAGCCGTCATGGGCAAGGCAACGGGCAAGGACGCCGATCGGGGCAAGGCGACGCTCGTCAGCCTGCATGGGGCAGAATGGGCACATACCCAGCTCCGGGGTCTTGTCGACGCGGCAGTGGAACTGCTGGAACCCTTCGGCGACCGCGCCGAGCCGCTGCGCCAGGCGGCCGGTTTCATCGCCAACCGCCGGAACTGA
- a CDS encoding biosynthetic peptidoglycan transglycosylase, which yields MKPRGRRKRAGIGRWIGRLFLLGVFLLILPYLLILLYRIEIVRPWSTLMAYGLVTGQGVERTWVPFEDVAPVLVQSVMMSEDGQFCAHDGIDWEALNSVIDGALEGESTRGASTIPMQTAKNLFLWPGRSFVRKALEVPLAMASDYIWPKQRMMEIYLNIAEWAPGVYGIEAAAQHHFGVSAANLNASQSALLAVSLPNPHQRNAGSPGDGLRRLAGNIEGRARQSGAYITCLYG from the coding sequence ATGAAACCACGCGGCCGCCGCAAACGGGCGGGCATTGGCCGCTGGATCGGGCGGCTGTTCCTCCTTGGCGTCTTCCTTCTCATCCTGCCCTATCTCCTGATCCTGCTTTACCGCATCGAGATCGTTCGACCCTGGTCGACGCTGATGGCCTATGGCCTCGTCACGGGCCAGGGCGTCGAGCGCACTTGGGTGCCTTTCGAAGATGTGGCGCCGGTGCTCGTCCAATCGGTGATGATGTCGGAAGACGGCCAGTTCTGCGCCCATGACGGCATCGACTGGGAGGCGCTCAACTCGGTGATCGACGGCGCGCTGGAAGGGGAATCGACCCGCGGCGCGAGCACGATCCCAATGCAGACGGCGAAAAACCTCTTCCTGTGGCCGGGGCGTTCCTTCGTGCGCAAGGCGCTCGAAGTGCCGCTCGCCATGGCTTCGGATTACATTTGGCCGAAGCAGCGAATGATGGAAATCTATCTCAACATCGCCGAATGGGCGCCGGGGGTTTATGGCATCGAGGCGGCGGCACAGCACCATTTCGGCGTGTCGGCCGCCAATCTGAACGCCAGCCAATCCGCGCTCTTGGCCGTATCTCTGCCCAATCCCCACCAGCGCAATGCCGGTTCTCCGGGCGATGGATTGCGGCGGCTGGCCGGCAACATCGAGGGGCGCGCCCGGCAATCCGGCGCCTACATCACCTGTCTTTATGGATAG
- a CDS encoding glutathione S-transferase family protein, whose product MSRLTLFIANKTYSSWSFRPWLAMRMAGIEFDEELVPFSDGGSNPAFLAFSPTGKVPVLRDGDLVIWETLAILEYLAETHPALWPADMSARARARAISSEMHAGFQALRSECPMNMRRPRRAIPVSAAAQADVARITEIWTSALAQSGGPFLYGEFSAADAMFAPVVNRFDVYALTEDAEILAYMERMKALPPYQEWADASRQEPWVVAEEEH is encoded by the coding sequence ATGTCCCGCCTCACCCTGTTCATCGCCAACAAGACCTATTCATCCTGGTCGTTTCGCCCATGGCTTGCGATGCGCATGGCTGGGATCGAGTTCGACGAAGAACTGGTTCCATTCAGCGACGGCGGCTCCAACCCAGCGTTTCTGGCGTTCTCTCCGACAGGGAAGGTGCCTGTGTTGCGTGACGGCGACCTCGTCATCTGGGAAACATTGGCGATCCTCGAATATCTGGCGGAAACGCACCCGGCGCTCTGGCCTGCGGACATGTCAGCTCGCGCCCGGGCACGGGCAATTTCCTCGGAAATGCATGCGGGTTTCCAGGCGCTGCGCAGCGAATGCCCGATGAACATGCGGCGTCCGCGGCGCGCCATTCCCGTGAGCGCTGCGGCGCAAGCGGATGTCGCGCGTATCACTGAGATTTGGACTTCGGCGCTGGCGCAATCCGGGGGGCCGTTTCTTTACGGCGAATTTTCTGCGGCAGACGCGATGTTCGCGCCGGTGGTCAACCGCTTCGACGTGTATGCATTGACCGAGGATGCCGAAATTCTGGCCTACATGGAGCGGATGAAGGCGCTGCCTCCCTACCAGGAGTGGGCGGATGCGAGCCGCCAAGAGCCGTGGGTGGTGGCAGAAGAAGAACACTGA
- the rpmF gene encoding 50S ribosomal protein L32, whose protein sequence is MAVPKRKTTPSKRGMRRSADAIKAPTYVEDKNSGELRRPHHVDLKTGMYRGRQVLTPKESA, encoded by the coding sequence ATGGCTGTACCTAAAAGAAAAACGACGCCGTCCAAGCGCGGCATGCGTCGTTCGGCAGATGCTATCAAGGCCCCGACCTATGTCGAGGACAAGAATTCCGGCGAACTGCGCCGCCCACACCACGTCGACCTCAAGACCGGCATGTATCGCGGTCGCCAGGTCCTGACGCCGAAGGAAAGCGCATAA
- a CDS encoding GlcG/HbpS family heme-binding protein — MTDLPLAKANRIITGALAQAKEMGLKPLGVVVLDAGGHVKAFQRQDGASMLRFEMGAGKAYGALSVGSGSRWLHDQAATRPHFLTGMVGISNGKILPVPGGVLIKDKKGTILGAVGISGDTADNDETVAVAGIEAAGLIAQKD, encoded by the coding sequence ATGACCGACCTACCGCTGGCCAAGGCCAATCGCATCATCACCGGCGCGCTCGCACAGGCCAAGGAAATGGGTCTAAAACCGCTCGGCGTCGTGGTTCTGGATGCGGGCGGCCATGTGAAGGCGTTTCAGCGCCAGGACGGCGCGTCTATGCTGCGTTTCGAGATGGGTGCCGGCAAGGCCTATGGCGCGCTGTCGGTCGGCTCAGGCTCGCGCTGGCTGCATGACCAGGCCGCCACCCGGCCGCACTTCCTGACGGGCATGGTCGGTATTTCCAACGGCAAGATCCTGCCGGTGCCTGGTGGCGTGCTGATCAAAGACAAGAAAGGCACCATCCTCGGCGCAGTCGGCATTTCCGGCGATACCGCTGACAACGACGAGACGGTAGCCGTTGCCGGCATCGAGGCCGCTGGCCTCATCGCCCAGAAGGACTAG
- the phaR gene encoding polyhydroxyalkanoate synthesis repressor PhaR, translating to MAKKDGDIIIKKYANRRLYNTGTSTYVTLDDLAVMVKNGEDFIVQDAKSGDDITHSVLTQIIFEQESKTGNTLLPVSFLRQLIGFYGDQMQMVVPTYLEQTMQAFTSQQGQMREQMTKAFGDNPMARNMQIPMQMAEEQVRRNTEIFQQAMRMFSPFNATAKEASAEGERKKTGDNRDLNELKDQLRALQEKLDRMGE from the coding sequence ATGGCCAAAAAAGACGGTGACATCATCATCAAGAAATATGCGAACCGGCGTCTCTACAACACCGGCACAAGCACCTATGTCACGCTCGATGATCTCGCGGTCATGGTGAAGAATGGCGAGGATTTCATCGTCCAAGACGCCAAATCCGGCGACGACATCACCCATTCAGTCCTCACGCAAATCATCTTCGAGCAGGAATCAAAGACCGGGAACACCTTGCTTCCCGTTTCTTTCCTGCGCCAGCTCATCGGGTTTTACGGCGATCAGATGCAGATGGTCGTGCCGACCTATCTCGAGCAGACCATGCAGGCCTTCACGTCGCAGCAGGGCCAGATGCGCGAGCAGATGACGAAGGCGTTCGGCGACAATCCGATGGCGCGCAACATGCAGATCCCCATGCAGATGGCCGAGGAGCAGGTTCGCCGCAACACCGAGATCTTCCAGCAGGCGATGCGCATGTTCTCGCCCTTCAACGCCACGGCGAAGGAAGCGAGCGCGGAAGGCGAACGCAAGAAGACCGGCGACAATCGCGACCTCAACGAGCTCAAGGATCAGCTGCGCGCCCTTCAGGAGAAGCTCGACCGCATGGGCGAGTGA
- a CDS encoding acetyl-CoA C-acetyltransferase has protein sequence MASAQSIVIASAARTAVGSFNGSFASVPAHELGAVAIKGALERAGVDPKEVNEVILGQILTAGQGQNPARQAAMGAGIPQEATAWGLNQLCGSGLRAVAIGMQQIATGDADIIVAGGQESMSMAPHCAHLRGGVKMGDFKMVDTMIKDGLMDAFYGYHMGNTAENVARQWQLSRDDQDAFAVASQNKAEAAQQAGRFKDEIVPFTVKGRKGDTVVDQDEYIRAGATLEGMQKLKPAFDKEGTVTAGNASGINDGAAAAVLMSEAEASRRGITPMARIVSWATAGVDPQIMGTGPIPASRKALERAGWKIDDLDLVEANEAFAAQACAVNKDLGWNPEIVNVNGGAIAIGHPVGASGARILNTLLFEMARRDAKKGLATLCIGGGMGVAMCLERL, from the coding sequence ATGGCTTCCGCACAATCGATCGTCATCGCCAGCGCCGCGCGAACGGCAGTCGGCTCTTTCAATGGTTCATTCGCCTCGGTGCCTGCCCATGAACTGGGCGCGGTTGCCATCAAGGGCGCACTGGAGCGCGCGGGCGTCGATCCGAAGGAAGTGAACGAGGTCATCCTCGGCCAGATCTTGACGGCGGGGCAGGGCCAGAACCCGGCACGCCAGGCCGCCATGGGCGCCGGCATTCCGCAGGAAGCGACTGCCTGGGGCCTCAACCAGCTGTGCGGCTCCGGCTTGCGCGCGGTTGCGATCGGCATGCAGCAGATCGCCACCGGCGATGCCGACATCATCGTTGCCGGCGGGCAGGAATCCATGTCGATGGCACCGCACTGCGCGCATTTGCGTGGCGGCGTGAAGATGGGCGACTTCAAGATGGTCGATACCATGATCAAGGACGGCCTGATGGATGCCTTCTACGGCTACCATATGGGCAATACGGCCGAGAACGTCGCCCGGCAGTGGCAGCTTTCGCGTGACGATCAGGATGCCTTTGCCGTCGCGTCGCAGAACAAGGCGGAAGCTGCGCAGCAGGCCGGCCGCTTCAAGGACGAGATCGTGCCGTTCACCGTCAAGGGCCGCAAGGGCGATACCGTCGTTGATCAGGACGAGTATATCCGCGCCGGCGCCACGCTGGAAGGAATGCAGAAATTGAAGCCGGCTTTCGACAAGGAAGGCACGGTCACGGCCGGCAACGCGTCCGGCATCAATGATGGCGCCGCCGCTGCGGTGTTGATGAGCGAAGCCGAGGCGTCCCGGCGCGGCATCACGCCGATGGCGCGGATCGTTTCCTGGGCCACAGCCGGCGTCGATCCACAGATCATGGGCACCGGCCCGATCCCTGCTTCCCGCAAGGCACTGGAGCGTGCCGGCTGGAAGATCGACGATCTCGATCTCGTGGAAGCCAACGAGGCGTTCGCGGCCCAGGCCTGCGCGGTCAACAAGGATCTTGGCTGGAACCCGGAGATCGTCAACGTCAATGGCGGTGCGATCGCCATCGGTCACCCGGTCGGCGCATCGGGCGCACGCATCCTCAACACGCTGCTGTTCGAGATGGCACGGCGCGACGCCAAGAAGGGCCTCGCCACGCTCTGCATCGGCGGCGGCATGGGTGTCGCCATGTGCCTCGAGCGCCTTTGA
- a CDS encoding beta-ketoacyl-ACP reductase — MARVALVTGGSRGIGAAISKALKDAGYTVAATYAGNDEKAAAFKEETGIAVFKWDVSSYDACKEGIAKVEAEVGPIDVLVNNAGITRDAMFHKMTPDMWNEVINTNLTGLFNMTHPVWTGMRDRKFGRVINISSINGQKGQMGQANYSAAKAGDLGFTKALAQEGARAGITVNAICPGYIATEMVMAVPEKVRESIIAQIPAGRLGEPEEIARCVVFLASDEAGFLNGSTISANGGQFFV; from the coding sequence ATGGCACGAGTAGCATTGGTGACGGGTGGTTCGCGCGGAATCGGCGCGGCGATTTCCAAGGCATTGAAGGATGCCGGCTATACGGTCGCCGCGACCTATGCCGGCAATGACGAGAAGGCTGCGGCCTTCAAGGAAGAGACTGGCATCGCCGTCTTCAAGTGGGACGTATCGAGCTACGACGCGTGCAAGGAAGGCATCGCCAAGGTCGAGGCCGAAGTGGGCCCAATCGACGTGCTCGTCAACAATGCCGGCATCACCCGTGATGCCATGTTCCACAAGATGACGCCTGACATGTGGAACGAGGTGATCAACACCAACCTGACCGGCCTGTTCAACATGACCCATCCAGTTTGGACGGGCATGCGCGACCGCAAGTTCGGCCGCGTGATCAACATCTCGTCGATCAACGGCCAGAAGGGCCAGATGGGCCAGGCGAATTATTCCGCAGCGAAGGCCGGCGATCTCGGCTTCACCAAGGCCCTTGCGCAGGAGGGCGCGCGCGCCGGCATCACCGTCAACGCCATCTGCCCCGGCTATATCGCCACCGAAATGGTCATGGCCGTGCCGGAAAAGGTGCGCGAATCGATCATCGCCCAGATCCCGGCCGGACGGCTCGGCGAGCCTGAGGAGATCGCGCGCTGCGTCGTCTTCCTGGCATCGGACGAGGCCGGTTTCCTCAACGGCTCCACCATTTCCGCCAATGGCGGTCAGTTCTTCGTCTGA
- a CDS encoding TRAP transporter small permease translates to MATLEKAVRYLALTLAIAGGLALIFITLMTIVSISGRALVSVGLRPVPGDFELVEAATGFAVFSFLAWCQLNREHASVEILTMRFPPVLNRVIDVVVDALMLLVAGVLTYQHWLGTLDKLAYGETSFILRYPVWWAYALGLVGAIGFVIVAAYCLIASIRALVRPDDAPSAISQSQGPIA, encoded by the coding sequence ATGGCGACGCTTGAGAAAGCCGTGCGATATCTGGCGCTGACGCTTGCGATCGCCGGCGGACTGGCCCTGATTTTCATAACCTTGATGACCATCGTCTCGATTTCAGGTCGGGCGTTGGTTTCCGTTGGTCTCCGGCCGGTCCCGGGCGACTTCGAGCTTGTCGAAGCGGCCACCGGCTTTGCGGTGTTCAGCTTCCTCGCCTGGTGTCAGCTCAACCGCGAGCATGCCTCCGTCGAAATTCTGACGATGCGTTTCCCTCCGGTCCTCAATCGCGTCATCGACGTCGTGGTCGATGCGTTGATGCTGCTCGTCGCCGGTGTCCTCACCTATCAGCATTGGCTCGGTACGCTCGACAAGCTCGCCTATGGCGAGACATCCTTCATCCTGCGCTATCCCGTATGGTGGGCCTATGCGCTAGGGCTCGTTGGCGCCATCGGCTTTGTCATCGTTGCCGCCTATTGCCTCATCGCCAGCATAAGGGCGCTTGTGCGGCCTGATGATGCGCCTTCCGCTATTTCGCAGTCTCAAGGTCCGATCGCGTGA